The Thermococcus henrietii genome segment GACAGGAAGAGGCTCGGCGACGACATGGCGTACGTGGAGGAGTTCATCGCGAGGGTTTTATCTTCCCCGCTCGGGGAGAAAATCCGGCCGTACCTTGAGAAAACCAGCGAGATTTCCATAAGGGGCAGGCTCAACGTGAATTGGCTTGAGTTCGAGAGGCGGAGCGAGAGGCTGAGGCCCCTCCTGGAACAGATTCTGGCGGGAGAAGAGCCCCAGGAAGTTTCCAACCTCTCGGTCGACGAGTGCCTCCTCCTCAGCTACCTCGCCGGCGAGCGGAAGAAGCGCGAGAGGGTCAACGCCGTCCTTGGGAAGCTCAACCCTGCCTTCAGGGAAGCTGTTAAGGCCTACTTCAGGGCCCTGAAGAGTTGAGCTCGACCGCGATTTTCAGCGCTTCTTCCCTCTCAAACCCTTTCCTCACGAGCGCCTCGACGAGCTTCGCGAGTTTTTCAACGTTGCGCAGGTTCAGCCTGTTCTCGGGGAGGGAAATCAAACTTACCGGAACGTTGAAGCCGAGCCTCGCCGAGAGTTCGACCGCAAACTCCTCCCTGCTCAGCGGGGGAATCCTCACGAAGGCCGAAAAATCGAGGTTTCGATACCTGCCCGCGTCCTTCGTCTCGACGATTATCGGCCCGTTCCGCTCCCCGTTCAGGAGCTCCGCAACTGTCTCAACGCCCGGCTCCCGGAGGATTAGCGCGTTCGCTGGAACGAGCTCCGACAAATCAACCCCCCTCAGGTTTTCGACGAGCGTATCGACGCCGAGCGAGAGAACTTCCCGCCAGTCAAGGGTTTTTTCCTCTTTTTCCCGCCTTTCCGAGGTGACCCTTTCGTAGAGGACCTCGCTGACGAGGGTTATCTGGTAGACCTCCTCGATGTCCTCGAGGGTCAGGATTCCGTTGGAGAGTAACTTAAGGCCGAGCCTCGCGAGGGAAGAGCTGAGCTCCTCCTCGCTCCTCGTCGTTATGGCCTTCTTTCCGGAAACGTCCTCTAAGCCACGGCTCACGAGCCTGTAATCGGTGGGGAAGAGTCCCTTGGCGTTGAAGAACTCCTCCAGCGTTTCCTTAGCTTTTTCCTCGCTGACGGCGTAGACCTTCACGAACTCGACGTTTCCAGCCCTATCAACGCCGATGAAGACCACCGCGTCCCTCCTCTCGGCCGGCGTCAATATGTCCATCGGCTCACCTCATACGCTCATGGCCCCCAACAGCTCACCGGTCTCGATGTTGAAAATCTCCACAACCCTCTTCCTCGTGTCGAGCAGGGCGACGCTCCTGACGCCGGTTAAATAGCCACAGACCTCGCCGGGATTGACGAGTATCGTCCTGCCCACTTCCCTAATCTCGTAGCGGTGGGTGTGGCCCACTATAACCACGTCGTAGAGCTTGCTGTAGGCCAAAGCCTTAACGAGAACCTCGTTCGTCCCGTGAGTGACCGCTATCTTCATTCCGTCCGCCTTGACCTCGATGAGCTCGTCCTCTATCCCTAACGCCTTCCTCAATCCACTCCTCTCGCCGTCGTTGTTGCCGAAGACGCCCCTCAGCGGGGCCTTGAGCTTTCCGAGCTCCCGTGCGACGAAAGGGGCGATGTAATCACCCGCGTGGATTACGAGGTCAACGTTCCTCTCGTTGAGGAACTCGACTGCCTTCCTTATGGCCGGGAGGTTATCGTGGGTATCGCTCATTATTCCAATCAGCATTACGGCTCACCTTAAGGGGACTGCTCGTCCAAGTTTAAAGGGTTATCGAGGCCAAAAGCGTTCCCCTGCTCATCTGTGCTCATGAATGCATTCGAGTGGAAATCGAACTGGCATAACTCCGCGCAACACCGTTCTAAGCTGTTCCGACAAGGTTTATTAGCCGAAGACCTTAGGTCGTTCAAGGTGGTGGTATGTTCACCGGCAGGGCGCTCATCGCTGTGAAGGTGTTAAAGCCCTTCTCGGACTGGAATCAGGGCGACATAGTCCTAATCGAGGACTGGAAGGCGAGGGAACTCTGGGAAGCGGGAGTGGTTGAGATAGTGGACGAAACCGACAAGGTAATCGGTGAGATAGACAAGGCAATAGCCGGGGAGCGCGAGAGCGAGCCGTTAACGGCACTCCCGGCCGGGCTCTACGAGAGGGCCGAGTTCTACCTGTATTACCTTGAAAACTACGTCCGCCTCAACCCGAGCGAGAGCGTCGAGACCATAAACGTCAAGCTCACCAAGCTTGCCAACCTCAAGAAAAAACTCCGCGACTTGAAGATGATACGCTTCAACAAAATCCTCAAAGCGGTCATGCTGAGGCCCAACAGCCTCGAACTCCTCTCGCGCCTCTCGCCGGAGGAGAGACGGCTCTACCTCCAGATGTCCAAGATAAGGAACGAGTGGCTCGGTGATGCCTGATGGACAGGGAGGAGATGATTTCGCGCTTCGCAAAGTTCCTCCGCGAGTACGTTGACGACGACGGCAACGAGGTCTACATCAACCGCCTTAAGGACCTCCTTACGGTAACACCGAAGCGCTCCTTGGCTATAGACTGGGCGCATCTCAACTCCTTCGACCCCGAATTAGCGGAAGAGCTCCTCAACAACCCGGAAGAGGCGATAGCGAGCTGTGAGGACGCGATTCAGATTATCCTCCGCGAGCCTCCGCTCCTCGTTGAGAGGGATTTGAAGGTTCACGCGCGCTTTTACAACCTGCCCCACACGATACTCGTCAAGGAACTGGGGAGCGAGCACATAAACAGGCTTATTCAGGTCGAGGGAATCATCACGCGCGTCAGCGAGGTCAAACCCTTCGTCCAGAGAGCCGTTTTCGTCTGCAAGGACTGCGGAAACGAGATGATTCGCCTCCAGAGGCCCTATGAGAACCTCGTCAAGCCGGCCAAGTGCGACGCCTGTGGTTCAAGAAACGTCGAGCTCGACGTGGAAAAAAGTAGGTTCATCAACTTCCAGAGCTTCCGCCTTCAGGACAGGCCCGAGAGCCTCAAAGGTGGCCAGATGCCCCGCTTCGTTGATGCCATACTTCTCGATGACCTCGTCGACACCGCCCTGCCCGGTGACCGTGTTCTCGTGACCGGAATCCTGCGCGTTATCCTCGAGCAGAGGGACAAGAGGCCGATTTTCAAGAAGGTTCTGGAGGTCAACCACATCGAACAGCTCAGCAAGGAGATTGAGGAGCTTGAGATTTCGCCGGAAGACGAGCAGAAGATTCGCGAGCTGGCGAAGAGAAAGGACATCGTTGACGCGATAGTGGACTCGATAGCTCCGGCCATCTGGGGCCACAGGATAGTCAAGAAGGGAATCGCTTTGGCCCTCTTCGGCGGTGTGCAGAGGGTTTTGCCCGATGGAACGAAGTTAAGGGGAGAAAGCCACGTTCTGCTGGTTGGTGACCCGGGTGTGGCAAAGTGCGTTGATTACCACACGAAGGTTCTCTTAGCCGATGGAAGCCTGAAGGAGATTGGTGAGATAGTTGATGAGGCCATCGAAAAGGCAAAAGCCGAAGGGAAGCTCGGAAGGGTTGACGATGGCTTCTACGCGCCGATTGACCTCGAACTCTACGCCCTCGACGCGAAAACGCTGAAGGTCAGGAGAGTTAAGGCGAACATCGCCTGGAAGAGAACTGCTCCGGAAAAGATGTTCAGAATAAAGACAGCGAGCGGAAGGGAGATTCGCGTTACCCCAACCCACCCGTTCTTCACCTTCGAAAACGGCCAGTTCAGGACGAGGAAGGCAGAAGAGCTGAGGGTTGGGGACTTTATTGCCGTGCCGAGAGTCCTTCCAGTTGAAGGAACGCCCCTTGAGCTTTCAAAAGCCCCCATTGAAAAGCCGAAGACTGCAAAGGCAAGGCTGAGCCTTCCAGAAATTGCCAACGAAAAATTCTGGTATTTAATCGGATTGCTGGCAGGAGAAGGGTATGCCCAAAACCGGGGCGGTAGTGCAACTGTGTATTTCACTAACAACGATGAGCAACTGGTGCGGTTTGTTTACGAGTATCTCAAAGATCTGGGTCTCAACCCCACCATTCGCGAGAGCCATAAAGGCAAGAGCGCGCGGGAGGTCTACGTGAGTAGCGTTGAGTTCTACCGCCTGCTTGAGTGGTTGAGTCTCGCGACAAACTCAAGGGACAAGAAAGTTCCACCACAGCTTTTCGAAGCGCGCTTGGAGGATATCCGGGGCTTTCTGAGGGGATACTTCGATGCAGAAGCCACAGTAGATAGAGGGAGGGCTAAAATAACTGTTGTTTCGGCGTCAAAAGAGCTCCTCAACGGCGTTCAGCACCTCCTCCTTCGCTTTGGGGTAAAGTCACAGCTCCACGAAACAATGGCCCGCGCGACCAACGGCAAAATGAATGCCCCAAGAACGTACTATCGGCTTTTCATCACCGGAGAGGATGCCATTAAGTTCAGGGAAACGATTGGGTTTGGCCTACGTTCTAAAATGGATATCCTTGAGCGTGTAACCTCCAACGGAAAGACGAACACCAACGTTGACGTCGTTCCGGGCATTGGTTCACTACTGAGGAACCTCCGCACCAAGGCTGGATTGACTCAAGCTCAGATGGGCATACCACGCTCAACTTATCTTCACTATGAGAGGGAAGACCGTCTTCCAAGCAGGGAGAAGCTCAAGGTTATTGTTGATGTTCTCAAAGCTAAATTGCCTGAATCCCCCGAGGTTGGCCTTCTGGCGACTCTGGCTGACTCTGACATCTTCTGGGACAGGGTTGTCGAAATTGAAGAGTACAAACCCGAGCACGAGTGGGTCTACGACCTCCAGATTCCAGAGCACCACAACTTCATAGCCAACGATATCTTCGTCCACAACAGCCAGCTCCTCCGCTACGTGGCTAATTTGGCGCCGAGGGCTATTTATACGAGCGGTAAGAGCAGTTCGGCCGCAGGCCTCACGGCCGCCGCAGTCAGGGACGAGTTCACGGGCTCGTGGGTTCTGGAAGCTGGTGTCCTTGTGTTAGCGGACGGCGGGTTCGCCTGCCTGCACCCTGATTCACGGATTCTTGTAGATGGAAAATACCAGAGAATCGAAGACCTCTTCGAGCTTGAGAAGTCCTACAAGGCGCTCTCCGATGGCCAAATCGTGGACATTCAGGAGAAGGAGATGGAAGTTACAGCCCTCGACCTCGGAAGCATGAGGACGAAGACCTCTAAAGCCACGATAATCCGCAGGAAGCCCTGGAAGGGAGAGCTGTTAAAGCTCAAGTTCCGCTCGGGCAACGAGGTAACCCTAACTCCTGACCACCTCCTCATAGACGGCCAGACCCTTGAGTGGAAGGAGGCGGAAAGGTTTAAGGTTGGCGATATGGTGGTTGCCCCGCTGAAGCTTCCACCAGTGGGGAGAAGGGCGTATCTGCTCGATATTTTGCCCTCGGACTGGAAGGTCAAGCTAACCCCTGAAGAAAAGAACGAACTGAAGCGAGAAATCCTCAGGAGATTCAAGAGCCTCGCGGAGTTCAACAGGGAGTACGGCGTTTTAAAGGACTTCCTCTCTGGAAAGGGTTCTATCCGCGTCGGGAAGTTCAGGGAGATACTGCGTGAGCTGGGACTCTACGAGAAGTGGCGGGAGAGGCCTCTAACCTACGGCCCAAACTACCGCAGGGAGCGCCTCAAGGTGGCCTACATAACACCGGAGCTTGCGTACTTCCTCGGATTCCTCTACGGCGATGGGTGGATAAAGAGGAACGGCTCTAAGGTTCACGTTCGCATCGTGCAGTCAAAGGTTCACAAAGACCAGATTAGGGCAATCAGAAGGGCATTTGAGAGCTTCTACGATGGACCGTTGAGAGAGTACGAGAGAACCACGAGGAGCGAGCTTGCTGGCAATGAAATAGAGAGCGACGCGATAACGTTCCATGTTAGCTCGCCACTGCTCGCGTACCTGTACGAGTATCTCACCGAAGACAACCTGAAAAACGCATTCTCTCTGGACGATGAGGCGCTGAGAGCGTTTATCGCGGGCGCTCTCGATTCGGACGGCTGTGTCTCAGTCAAGAAGAGCAAGAGGGGAAGCGTGGTTCACATAGAGTTCCTGCTCTCAAACGATTTGGAAAGGGACAAAGCCTTTGCACTGCTCCTCAGGAGGTTTGACGTGTACGCCCGTGTGATTCCAGGGAAAGGCGTGAACAGGGTTAGGGTAACTGGAAGGGAGGACGTCATAAACCTCCTCAACGCGGTTAAGGATTACAGCGTTAAGGTCAAGGAGATACCCATCAAAAAGCATCTCGTCTCGGCGAGGAGCGACAAAGTGCCGGCAGAACACGTTAGGAGAATCGCAAAAGCTATTATCAAGAGCGTTCCTGCCAAAGTACTGCAGGAGAGAGGGCTCTGGAGTACCGTTTATTCTTACGCCAAGGGCAAGTATCAGCCCAGCAGGATTCAGCTCAGAAAACTCATTGAGAGGCTTAGCGATGTCCTGAGTCCAGAAATCAAGATTAAGCTCGAAGTTCTTGCCACAAGGGATTATCTCCTTGACGAAATAGTCTCCATCGAGCGCATCCCATACGAGGGCTACGTTTACGACCTCTACGTGCCCGGCGAGCACAACTTCCTGGCTGAGGGAATCATAGTTCACAACTGCATAGATGAGTTCGACAAGATGAGCGACAGGGACAGGAGCGCGATTCACGAAGCGCTGGAACAGCAGAGCTACCACCACGACTTTGAAATACTCCTCGCTGACGGCAGGAAGGTGAAGATAGGTGAGCTGGTGGATTCCCTCATCGAGGCCAACCGCGATAAGGTGATACTCGGCAGGGACACCGAGATACTGCCCGTTGATGACATAGAGCTCCTCGCGTACGACCTCGAGCGGAAGGAAATCGTGAAGGTTAAAGCGGATCGCGTGAGCAGGCACAAAGCACCTGACAGGTTCATACGGCTGAGGTTCTCGAACGGCAGGGAGATAACGGTAACCCCAGAGCACCCAATTATGGTGTGGGAGGACGACGAAATAAGGGAGAAGCCCGCTGAGAAAGTCAAGCCGAGGGACATCGTTCTTGGGGTTGCTCGCTATCCAATTGAACTTCCTCCCGTTGAGGGAGAAAAGTTTAGAGAACTCACAGACGCAGAGGCCAAAGCGGACTATCTCTACTCTCAGGGAAGGGTTGTGAGGGTGAAGCGCACTCGTGGAGGGTACGTTGTGGAAGAGATAGAGAAGGCTTTTCCCCGCTCACTAGTTAGACATTTAACCAAGGCTGGCAGAACCCTTGGCGTTGTTCAGCTCCCCGCGGAAAGGCGGAGGTTTGTCCTTCCGCTAATCAGGGAGAGCTTCATTAGGCCCTACCTGGAGAGGGTTCTGTCGAGGATTGAGGAGTTAAGAACTCTCTCCGAAAATGACCCATCAAAGGCCGTGGATTTGCTATCTCGCTCAAAAATATACTCTTACACGGGGGTTACGGCTGATAAATTGAAGAAACGCGCCGAACTTGGTGACCGCTGGGCAATTTCAGCTATAAAAACGTTAGCCGAGGGCACAATCAGGAAAGCCGAAAACGAACTTGAGAGTTTCCTCAGCTACTGGAACGGCAACATCAACTTCCTCAGGGTCACGAAGGTTGAAGAAATCCCCAACGACCGCTGGGAGTGGGTCTACGACGTAACCGTTGAGCCGTACCACCTCTTCGTCTCCCATGGTCTGGTTCTTCACAACACGATAAGCATCTCCAAGGCTGGCATTACAGCTACCCTCAACGCGAGGACGACCGTTATAGCCGCTGCCAACCCGAAGTTCGGTCGCTTTAACAGGCACAAGTCCCTCCCTGAACAGCTCGACCTCCCGCCGACCCTGCTGAGCCGTTTCGACTTAATCTTCCTCCTGCTCGACGAACCGGACGAGAAGGTCGACGCGAGCATCGCCGAGCACATCCTCAAGGTTCGCAGGGGGGAGGCAGAGGTTGTTACGCCAAAGATACCCTACGACCTCCTCAAGAAGTACATAGCCTACGCGAGGAAGAACGTCCACCCGGTTCTGAGCAGGGAAGCCATGGAGGAAATCAAGCGCTACTACGTCAAGATGAGGAAGGGCCTGAAGAGGGGCGACGAGGAAGGCGTCCAGCCGATTCCGATAACCGCGAGACAGCTTGAGGCCCTCATACGTCTCAGCGAGGCCCACGCGAGAATGAGGCTGAGCGAGACGGTGACGCGCGAAGATGCGAGAGCTGCCATAGAGCTCATCGAGGCGATGATGAGGACGATAGCCGTCGATGAAGAGGGCAACATAGACGTCTCAATCCTTGAGATAGGCAAGAGTTCCAAGAAGCTCAACAAGATAGAGAAGCTGGTCGATATAATCAAGAACCTCGAAGGGGAAGGCGATTATGGAGCGCCGGCAGAGAAGGTAATCGAGGCCGCAAAGCAGGCCGGGGTCGGCAGTAAGCGCGAGGTCGAGAAGCTCATCGAGGAGCTCAAGGCAGACGGCAGAATCTACGAGCCGAGGGCGGGCTTTTACAGGGTGCTCTAACAAAGGTTATAAAGCGAAGGGGAAACCTATGAGGGGGTGAGAAGATGAGCGAGAGCATTGACTTTTACGACTTCGAGAAGCTCCTCGATAAGGCTTACGAGGAGTTGCCCGAGAACGTGAAGTCCCACAAGTCCCGTTTCGAGGTCCCGCCGGCGGTCGTCACAATAGCCGGTAACAGGACGATAATCGAGAACTTCGTTGACATAGCGGAAGCGATGAACCGCGA includes the following:
- a CDS encoding LAGLIDADG family homing endonuclease; protein product: MDREEMISRFAKFLREYVDDDGNEVYINRLKDLLTVTPKRSLAIDWAHLNSFDPELAEELLNNPEEAIASCEDAIQIILREPPLLVERDLKVHARFYNLPHTILVKELGSEHINRLIQVEGIITRVSEVKPFVQRAVFVCKDCGNEMIRLQRPYENLVKPAKCDACGSRNVELDVEKSRFINFQSFRLQDRPESLKGGQMPRFVDAILLDDLVDTALPGDRVLVTGILRVILEQRDKRPIFKKVLEVNHIEQLSKEIEELEISPEDEQKIRELAKRKDIVDAIVDSIAPAIWGHRIVKKGIALALFGGVQRVLPDGTKLRGESHVLLVGDPGVAKCVDYHTKVLLADGSLKEIGEIVDEAIEKAKAEGKLGRVDDGFYAPIDLELYALDAKTLKVRRVKANIAWKRTAPEKMFRIKTASGREIRVTPTHPFFTFENGQFRTRKAEELRVGDFIAVPRVLPVEGTPLELSKAPIEKPKTAKARLSLPEIANEKFWYLIGLLAGEGYAQNRGGSATVYFTNNDEQLVRFVYEYLKDLGLNPTIRESHKGKSAREVYVSSVEFYRLLEWLSLATNSRDKKVPPQLFEARLEDIRGFLRGYFDAEATVDRGRAKITVVSASKELLNGVQHLLLRFGVKSQLHETMARATNGKMNAPRTYYRLFITGEDAIKFRETIGFGLRSKMDILERVTSNGKTNTNVDVVPGIGSLLRNLRTKAGLTQAQMGIPRSTYLHYEREDRLPSREKLKVIVDVLKAKLPESPEVGLLATLADSDIFWDRVVEIEEYKPEHEWVYDLQIPEHHNFIANDIFVHNSQLLRYVANLAPRAIYTSGKSSSAAGLTAAAVRDEFTGSWVLEAGVLVLADGGFACLHPDSRILVDGKYQRIEDLFELEKSYKALSDGQIVDIQEKEMEVTALDLGSMRTKTSKATIIRRKPWKGELLKLKFRSGNEVTLTPDHLLIDGQTLEWKEAERFKVGDMVVAPLKLPPVGRRAYLLDILPSDWKVKLTPEEKNELKREILRRFKSLAEFNREYGVLKDFLSGKGSIRVGKFREILRELGLYEKWRERPLTYGPNYRRERLKVAYITPELAYFLGFLYGDGWIKRNGSKVHVRIVQSKVHKDQIRAIRRAFESFYDGPLREYERTTRSELAGNEIESDAITFHVSSPLLAYLYEYLTEDNLKNAFSLDDEALRAFIAGALDSDGCVSVKKSKRGSVVHIEFLLSNDLERDKAFALLLRRFDVYARVIPGKGVNRVRVTGREDVINLLNAVKDYSVKVKEIPIKKHLVSARSDKVPAEHVRRIAKAIIKSVPAKVLQERGLWSTVYSYAKGKYQPSRIQLRKLIERLSDVLSPEIKIKLEVLATRDYLLDEIVSIERIPYEGYVYDLYVPGEHNFLAEGIIVHNCIDEFDKMSDRDRSAIHEALEQQSYHHDFEILLADGRKVKIGELVDSLIEANRDKVILGRDTEILPVDDIELLAYDLERKEIVKVKADRVSRHKAPDRFIRLRFSNGREITVTPEHPIMVWEDDEIREKPAEKVKPRDIVLGVARYPIELPPVEGEKFRELTDAEAKADYLYSQGRVVRVKRTRGGYVVEEIEKAFPRSLVRHLTKAGRTLGVVQLPAERRRFVLPLIRESFIRPYLERVLSRIEELRTLSENDPSKAVDLLSRSKIYSYTGVTADKLKKRAELGDRWAISAIKTLAEGTIRKAENELESFLSYWNGNINFLRVTKVEEIPNDRWEWVYDVTVEPYHLFVSHGLVLHNTISISKAGITATLNARTTVIAAANPKFGRFNRHKSLPEQLDLPPTLLSRFDLIFLLLDEPDEKVDASIAEHILKVRRGEAEVVTPKIPYDLLKKYIAYARKNVHPVLSREAMEEIKRYYVKMRKGLKRGDEEGVQPIPITARQLEALIRLSEAHARMRLSETVTREDARAAIELIEAMMRTIAVDEEGNIDVSILEIGKSSKKLNKIEKLVDIIKNLEGEGDYGAPAEKVIEAAKQAGVGSKREVEKLIEELKADGRIYEPRAGFYRVL
- a CDS encoding metallophosphoesterase, coding for MLIGIMSDTHDNLPAIRKAVEFLNERNVDLVIHAGDYIAPFVARELGKLKAPLRGVFGNNDGERSGLRKALGIEDELIEVKADGMKIAVTHGTNEVLVKALAYSKLYDVVIVGHTHRYEIREVGRTILVNPGEVCGYLTGVRSVALLDTRKRVVEIFNIETGELLGAMSV